Genomic window (Procambarus clarkii isolate CNS0578487 chromosome 87, FALCON_Pclarkii_2.0, whole genome shotgun sequence):
TGAAACGAATGAAGATACTGGAACGAATGAAGATACTAGAACAAAGGAAGATACAGAAACGAATGAAGATACTGGAACGAATGAAGATACTAGAACAAAGGAAGATACAGAAACGAATGAAGATACTGGAACGAATGAAGATACTAGAACAAAGGAAGATACAGAAACGAATGAAGATACTGGAACGAATGAAGATACTAGAACAAAGGAAGATACAGAAACGAATGAAGATACTGGAACGAATGAAGATACTGGAACGAATGAAGATACTGGAACGAACGAAGATACTGGAACGAATGAAGATACTGGAACGAGGGAAGATACAGGAACGAAAGGAGATACTGAAACTCAGAGAGATAGTATAAAATAAACAAGGTAAAACATTAATAAGAAAATCAAAAGAggaaaataataatacataacAAGTGAAAGCAGGAAGAAGACAGGTAGTGGGAGAGAGGAACTAAATCTTGAAAGACGTGTGATTAACTCAACCTTCTCAGATTCAACACCTGTGTCCAAACCAACCAACATATTCCCTTCCGGAAATAAATGGAAGAGTGACAAAGGCGAGGAAACCGcgagaggaagagggaagggagaCATGAATTAAAGGAAGGAGGGAAATATGAGTAAATTAAGGaagtgaagagagaaagatatagAAACCTGTGAAGAAAAGGGCATCAAATATCTTAATCTGCAAGATGGACTCCAGAGCCAAAATTACGTCCTTTTTGAATAGGACGAGACAAGGGAACCTGAAACAGGTGTTGGGAACCAAAAACAGGTGTTAGGAACCTAAAAACAGGTGTTGGGAACCTAAAACAGGTGTTGGGAACCTGAAACAGGTGTTGGGAACCAGAAACAGGTGTTGGGGTCCTGAAACAGGTGTTGGGAACCAGAAACAGGTGTTGGGAACCTAAAACTGGTGTTGGGAACCTAAAACTGGTGTTGGGAACCAAAAACAGGTGTTGGGAACCAAAAAACAGGTGTTGGGAACCAAAAAACAGGTGTTGGGAACCGAAAACAGGTGTTGGGAACCAGAAACAGGTGTTGGGAACCAAAAACAGGTGTTGGGAACCAAAAACAGGTGTTGGGAACCAAAAACAGGTGTTgggaaccaaaaacaggtattggGAACCAAAAACAGGTGTTGGGAACCTGAAACAGGTGTTGGGAACCAAAAATCAGGTGTTGGGAACCAAAAACAGGTGTTGGGAACCAAAAAACAGGTGTTGGGAACCAGAAACAGGTGTTGGGAACCAAAAAACAGGTGTTGAGAACCAGAAACAGGTGTTGGGAACCAAAAAACAGGTGTTGGGAACCTAAAACAGGTGTTGGGAACCAAAAACAGGTGTTGGGAACCAAAAAACAGGTGTTGGGAACCTAAAACAGGTGTTGGGAACCAAAAACAGGTGTTGGGAACCAAAAAACAGGTGTTGGGAACCAAAAAACAGGTGTTGGGAACCAAAAACAGGTGTTGGGAACCAAAAAACAGGTGTTGGGAACCAAAAAACAGGTGTTGGGAACCAGAAACAGGTGTTGGGAACCAAAAAACAGGTGTTGAGAACCAGAAACAGGTGTTGGGAACCAAAAAACAGGTGTTGGGAACCTAAAACAGGTGTTGGGAACCAAAAACAGGTGTTGGGAACCAAAAAACAGGTGTTGGGAACCTAAAACAGGTGTTGGGAACCAAAAACAGGTGTTGGGAACCAAAAACAGGTGTTGGGAACCAAAAAACAGGTGTTGGGAACCAAAAAACAGGTGTTGGGAACCTAAAACAGGTGTTGGGAACCAGAAACAGGTGTTGGGAACCAAAAACAGGTGTTgggaaccaaaaacaggtattggGAACCAAAAACAGGTGTTGGGAACCTGAAACAGGTGTTGGGAACCAAAAATCAGGTGTTGGGAACCAAAAACAGGTGTTGGGAACCAAAAAACAGGTGTTGGGAACCAGAAACAGGTGTTGGGAACCAAAAAACAGGTGTTGGGAACCAGAAACAGGTGTTGGGAACCAAAAAAACAGGTGTTtggaaccaaaaacaggtattggGAACCAAAAACAGGTGTTGGGAACCAGAAACAGGTGTTGGGAACCAAAAACAGGTGTTGGGAACCTGAAACAGGTGTTGGGAACCAAAAAACAGGTGTTGGGAACCAGAAACAGGTGTTGGGAACCAAAAAACAGGTGTTGGGAACCAGAAACAGGTGTTGGGAACCAAAAAAAAGGTGTTGGGAACCAAAAAACAGGTGTTGGGAACCTAAAACAGGTGTTGGGAACCAAAAACAGGTGTTGGGAACCAAAAAACAGGTGTTGGAACCAAAAACAGGTGTTGGGAACCAAAAAACAGATGTTGGGAACCTAAAACAGGTGTTGGGAACCAAAAAACAGGTGTTGGGAACCTAAAACAGGTGTTGGGAACCAAAAACAGGTTTTGGGAACCAAAAAACAGGTGTTGGGAACCAAAAACAGGTGTTGGGAACCAAAAAACAGGTGTTGGGAACTTAAAACAGGTATTGTGAACCAAAAAACAGGTATTGGGAGCCAAAAACAGGTGTTGGGAACCAGAAACAGGTATTgagaaccaaaaacaggtattgtGAACCAAAAAACAGGCATTgggaaccaaaaacaggtattgtgaaccaaaaacaggtattgtGAACCAAAAAACAGGTATTgtgaaccaaaaacaggtattgtGAACAAAAAAAAACAGATGCTGGGAACCAAAAAACAGGTATTgtgaaccaaaaacaggtattgtGAACAAAAAAAACAGATGCTGGGAACCAAAAAACAGGTATTGCGAACCAAAAAACAGGTATTAAAAATGGAACAGCAGCTAGAATCTACAACAGGAAAcaaaaatttgtaaaaaaaaacgaTGGAAAATATGTCTTGAAGACATAGAATTGCCTGCACTATTCAAGGCGTTCAGACACCTTCAGGGAGCTGCTTCAAGAGTGACAAGGAAGCAAGGAGGCGAAATACGAGGGTCGGAAGAAATAAGGATAAAGGGGAGAAGTGGAGGATAAGACCTTTGGGATGGAGAACTTTGTACCGAATTCCAGGACTGGAGAAAGGAATCTCCTTTACATCGGTAGCAGGAGACGCAAGACGGCTGCAGGAACAGGAAGAGAGGTGAGAGATAGACGCAAcataggaaggagggaaggaacagAGGGATAGAAAAAAAGTTGGAGATAGACAAAGGAAATAAGCTGGAGATGGGTAAAAGAAAGCTGGATATGGGTAAAAGAAAGCTGGAGATGGGTAAAAGAAAGCTGGATATGGGTAAAAGAAAGCTGGAGATGGGTAAAAGAAAGCTGGATATGGGTAAAAGAAAGCTGGAGATGGGTAAAAGAAAGCTGGATATGGGTAAAAGAAAGCTGGAGATGGGTAAAAGAAAGCTGGAGATGGGTAAAAGAAAGCTGGATATGGGTAAAAGAAAGCTGGAGATAGATAAAAGAAAGCTGAAGATAGATAAAAGAAAGCTGAAGATAGATAAAAGAAAGGTTGATATTGATTAGTAACAACATAAAAGTAAGAAATAGAATGAAAACTCGTGAATTTTTTTTATACCTAGAGAGGGATAAGGAATAACAAGTTACTCAATGACCTTCTTAAGGCAGGATAAAGACAAATTAGAAATTTTTAGCTAAAGGAACTTGGATTATTGACGTGCTCAGGGAGCTTCACCTATTCCAATATCCAACAAGTGGTTACTAGAGTTTAATCCTAGTATTTACAATGTAATGAAGCTAGGTGCTGGGAACAGGTGGGTTAAACTtgaatgttgaatgtaatgaccAATTACACTCAAAAATAGCTTGAGTACTATTTTTGAGGGTAATTGAAGGTGATTGATACATATAATACACATTTTGAAGTTTCAAACTTCATTGGTCAAACGGCgactggtcacattttgcccaaaccctcctaaacatcagccactaaacatcagccactaaacatcagactacagcaccaagccatcagggtgtggaacaccatcgaaatgttagaggacccaatgttagaaagattactccaagatgagacgccccgctcccacagctggtggcccaagatgagacgccccactcccacagctggtggcccaagatgagacgccccactcccacagctggtggcccaagatgagacgccccactcccacagctggtggcccaagatgagacgccccactcccacagctggtggcccaagatgagacgccccactcccacagctggtggcccaagatgagacgccccactcccacagctggtggcccaagatgagacgccccactcccacagctggtggcccaagatgagacgccccactcccacagctggtggcccaagatgagacgccccactcccacagctggtggcccaagatgagacgccccactcccacagctggtggcccaagatgagacgccccactcccacagctggtggcccaagatgagacgccccactcccacagctggtgaccgaaGAGCCTCGATCTAACTAGTCAGTGGAAACAAAACCCCATAAtacataattcctagatgaaatacTTGTCAGAAACCCCTTACGcccttcttaaataaaaaaaatataaaaaatcaataataataaaataaagacccCTAAAACAGAGCTTCAAAATGTGTGTGAAAGCATCTGAGTGTGTATATGTGAACGCAACATTCATCTATACACATCCATATAtactgaaacacatgtgaagaacctcacacacacactcacagctccctgacaagagagagagccagcttagcttagctgccaacacccacacatcgtgtcagcaaggcggtcagcccgcctgctatcctaACTCGTACCATATTTCCTCTACCTAAATTCTTCCCTTCACCTTTGCCTCTCCATCCTCTTCACTAACCCCCAATCTGGAACCAATCGTGTTGGCGCCGTGGAAAAGGagaaacctgctgcatgggtaacagcttcttctccgtatcaacctacccagacactgcgccctggagaggccactcctaaccgacaaccagagcgtaactccatagtctcctgagaccgaTGGATGCCTGCCTATGCCTGCTACCAGCACCAAATTCCTTAACATTATCTAGCTCCAAGTTCACAGCAACTCTCCCAGGAGAGGATCGAGGACGTGGTACAAGTTACCTCAAACAAACATACGTGATTTTAATATAATTGTCCCAAAGTTCCTTTACTTACAAATGGGAACTATATGAAGCAAAATTACTTCGTTATAACTAACAGACAAGAAAGAATACAAAGAGAGAAGCTAACACCTTAAGTTACAGCTATATTACAGGTACACAGTACCTGTAATATAGCTGGTAATTATCACTTTAGGTAAtactaataattataatataatccgtaagacaattattacttaagtttgttttttaatgTAAagatggacaaggatggattgcaAGTATTATGAATTTATTTTGAAATTCATATGAGTATTTTTCAATGGAAAATCCATATCAGAGGTTTGTTTCTTAAATGATAAATATTTTCTTATGTATATAAGGAAATATTTTCATGATATATTATGAAATACAGCACTGTGGGTTTTGTACCTAGGTCAAGTACGTCAAAAATGGAACCTACTATTCCAGAGAACaggatggggtgtgtgtgtgtgtgtgtgtgtgtgtgtgtgtgtgtgtgtgtgtgtgtgtgtgtgtgtgtgtgtgtgtgtgtgtgtgtgtgtgtgtgtgtgtgtgtgtgtgtatgtgtgtgtgtgtgtgtgtgtgtgtgtgtgtgtatgtgtgtgtgtgtgtgtgtgtgtatgtgtgtgtgtgtgtcccatgtgggtgtgtgatagtgtgtgtgtgtgtgtgtgtgtgtgtgtgtgtgtgtgtgtatgtgtgtgtgtgtgtgtgtgtgtgtgtgtgtgtgtgtgtgtgtgtgtgtgtgtgtgtgtgtgtcctatgtgggtgtgtgtgaagaATACAAGTTTGAAAAATACAACTTGGAGCAGAGATGCTACAaaaatgtaagagagagagagagagagagagagagagagagagagagagagagagagagagagagagagagagagagag
Coding sequences:
- the LOC123748217 gene encoding variant surface antigen D-like, giving the protein MPDQPGCGSHVRLRAAASNSLLDQSINQKAWSETEAGTKGDTGTNEDTETNEDTGTNEDTRTKEDTETNEDTGTNEDTRTKEDTETNEDTGTNEDTRTKEDTETNEDTGTNEDTRTKEDTETNEDTGTNEDTGTNEDTGTNEDTGTNEDTGTREDTGTKGDTETQRDSIK
- the LOC138358894 gene encoding myb/SANT-like DNA-binding domain-containing protein 4, whose amino-acid sequence is MGKRKLDMGKRKLEMGKRKLDMGKRKLEMGKRKLDMGKRKLEMGKRKLDMGKRKLEMGKRKLEMGKRKLDMGKRKLEIDKRKLKIDKRKLKIDKRKVDID